In a genomic window of Leifsonia xyli subsp. cynodontis DSM 46306:
- the ligD gene encoding non-homologous end-joining DNA ligase, giving the protein MAGDAAVLTVPGPHGDREIRISSPGRVLWPEPGITKADLANYLVDVGEAFVRANGDRPVSLQRFPGGIGGEQFFSKNPPRGAPEFVRSVMVVYPSGRTHPQLVLDEPAAAVWAAQMNTVVFHPWPSRAEDADAPDQLRIDLDPQPGTTFADAVPAAIRLRTVLAEAGLEAFVKTSGNRGLHVFAPIEPAYEFLDVRHAVIAAARELERRMPDSVTTAWWKEERGERVFVDFNQANRDRTMAGAYSPRALAHAPVSTPLTWDELGHVDPRDFTVLTVPGRLRSVGDPWASFGESPGSIGTLLDWWRRDLDSGLGELPFPPDYPKMPGEPPRVQPSRAKKS; this is encoded by the coding sequence ATGGCAGGCGACGCGGCTGTGCTCACCGTTCCCGGCCCGCACGGCGACCGCGAGATCCGGATCTCCAGCCCGGGGCGGGTGCTCTGGCCGGAGCCGGGGATCACCAAAGCGGACCTCGCGAACTATCTCGTGGATGTCGGTGAGGCGTTCGTCCGTGCGAACGGGGACCGCCCAGTGTCGCTTCAGCGCTTTCCCGGAGGCATCGGCGGCGAGCAGTTCTTTTCCAAGAACCCGCCGCGAGGCGCCCCGGAGTTCGTGCGTTCGGTGATGGTGGTCTATCCGAGTGGGCGGACGCATCCGCAGCTCGTCCTCGACGAGCCCGCGGCGGCCGTGTGGGCGGCGCAGATGAACACGGTCGTCTTCCATCCGTGGCCCTCCCGAGCGGAGGATGCGGATGCTCCGGACCAGCTTCGCATCGACCTGGACCCGCAGCCGGGGACCACGTTCGCAGACGCTGTCCCGGCCGCGATCCGCTTGCGCACGGTGCTCGCCGAGGCGGGGCTGGAGGCGTTCGTCAAGACCTCCGGGAACCGCGGTCTTCATGTGTTCGCCCCGATCGAGCCGGCGTATGAGTTTCTGGATGTCCGGCACGCCGTCATCGCCGCAGCCCGCGAACTCGAGCGGCGCATGCCGGACAGCGTCACGACCGCGTGGTGGAAGGAAGAGCGCGGAGAGAGGGTCTTCGTCGATTTCAACCAGGCGAACCGCGATCGGACGATGGCGGGCGCGTACAGCCCGCGGGCGCTGGCCCACGCCCCCGTCTCCACTCCCCTCACTTGGGACGAACTCGGACACGTCGACCCGCGCGACTTCACCGTGCTCACCGTGCCGGGGCGCCTGCGCAGCGTCGGCGATCCCTGGGCGTCGTTCGGTGAGAGCCCGGGCAGCATCGGGACCCTGCTCGACTGGTGGCGACGTGACCTCGACTCCGGCCTCGGTGAGCTGCCCTTTCCGCCGGACTACCCGAAGATGCCGGGCGAGCCCCCGCGCGTGCAGCCGAGCCGCGCGAAGAAGAGCTGA
- a CDS encoding SIP domain-containing protein, producing MYRPDHAAHTGDTAHHDDRVQFLVVGDDTSLTELEAELALLPLCSRGRVFVEVEDAREVIPLAAPMRMTVTWLVRTERSGRPGTSERCAHGEAALRAVRAWSAEMLCDGPGQTRAIVMGSWALVTEIREHLTDTVGMPVEAIAEPVRH from the coding sequence ATGTATCGACCCGATCACGCGGCACACACCGGCGACACCGCGCACCACGACGACCGCGTGCAGTTCCTCGTCGTCGGGGACGACACGTCGTTGACCGAGCTCGAGGCCGAGCTGGCGCTGTTGCCGCTGTGTTCGCGGGGGCGGGTGTTCGTCGAGGTCGAGGATGCGCGGGAGGTCATTCCGCTCGCGGCTCCGATGCGGATGACGGTGACGTGGCTGGTCCGCACGGAGCGGAGCGGACGGCCCGGGACTTCGGAGCGCTGTGCGCACGGGGAAGCGGCGCTGCGGGCGGTTCGGGCCTGGTCGGCGGAGATGCTGTGTGACGGCCCGGGGCAGACACGGGCGATCGTGATGGGGTCGTGGGCGTTGGTGACCGAGATCCGCGAGCATCTGACGGACACCGTCGGGATGCCGGTGGAGGCGATCGCGGAGCCGGTGCGGCACTGA
- a CDS encoding GNAT family N-acetyltransferase, which translates to MASVIPTISEGRIALRPIRLRDARALERSLLDNRGWLRQWEATSPYAPSAFDTRASIRSLLVNARAGHGLPFLVEYDGELAGQLNVSSIAYGSLSSATIGYWIAEGFAGRGITPTAVALAVDYCFFQLGLHRIEICIRPENGPSLRVVEKLGFRYEGLRRRYIHINGDWRDHFCFGLVSEELPQGALRRWLDGQVPAGAATVTPDDRAAAAIPLPVARQR; encoded by the coding sequence GTGGCGTCCGTGATCCCCACGATCAGCGAGGGCAGGATCGCCCTGCGCCCCATCCGGCTGCGGGATGCGCGGGCGCTGGAGCGCTCGCTGCTCGACAACCGCGGCTGGCTGCGGCAGTGGGAGGCGACCAGCCCGTACGCGCCGAGCGCGTTCGACACCCGCGCCAGCATCCGCTCGCTGCTCGTCAACGCGCGCGCCGGGCACGGCCTCCCCTTCCTGGTCGAGTACGACGGCGAGCTCGCCGGCCAGCTCAACGTCTCCTCCATCGCCTACGGCTCGCTCTCCAGTGCGACCATCGGCTACTGGATCGCCGAGGGCTTCGCCGGACGCGGCATCACCCCCACCGCGGTCGCCCTCGCCGTCGACTACTGCTTCTTCCAGCTCGGACTGCACCGCATCGAGATCTGCATCCGCCCGGAGAACGGCCCCAGCCTCCGCGTGGTCGAGAAGCTCGGCTTCCGCTACGAGGGCCTCCGCCGCCGCTACATCCACATCAACGGAGACTGGCGCGATCACTTCTGCTTCGGGCTCGTCTCGGAGGAGCTGCCGCAGGGCGCCCTCCGCCGCTGGCTCGACGGGCAGGTCCCGGCCGGGGCCGCCACCGTCACCCCGGACGACCGGGCCGCCGCCGCCATCCCCCTGCCGGTGGCACGGCAGCGCTGA
- the galU gene encoding UTP--glucose-1-phosphate uridylyltransferase GalU yields MVTSVTKAVIPAAGLGTRFLPATKAMPKEMLPVVDKPAIQYVVEEAVDAGLHDVLMITGRNKNALENHFDRNAELEDTLSKKGDTDRLEKVNYSTSLADMHYVRQGDPKGLGHAVLRAKMHVGREPFAVLLGDDIIDARDDLLKRMLQVQHDHNSTVVALMEVPAESIHLYGAAAVEATDQDDVVRITGLVEKPDREHAPSTYAIIGRYILRPEVFDVLESTEPGRGGEIQLTDALQSMAEAPDWTGGVYGVVFRGRRYDTGDRFDYIKAIIQLATDRDDLGPELRPWLRAFAGDLADTPSEVLDEMPAEPARSAGSTPDANA; encoded by the coding sequence ATGGTCACCTCTGTCACCAAAGCCGTCATACCCGCAGCCGGTCTCGGCACACGCTTCCTGCCCGCGACCAAAGCGATGCCCAAGGAGATGCTCCCCGTCGTCGATAAGCCGGCCATTCAATACGTGGTCGAGGAAGCGGTCGATGCCGGACTTCACGACGTCCTCATGATCACCGGACGCAACAAGAACGCGCTCGAGAACCACTTCGACCGGAACGCCGAACTGGAGGACACCCTCAGCAAGAAGGGCGACACCGACCGGCTGGAGAAGGTCAACTACTCCACCTCGCTCGCGGATATGCACTATGTCCGCCAGGGCGACCCGAAAGGTCTCGGCCACGCCGTGCTGCGCGCGAAGATGCATGTCGGCCGGGAGCCGTTCGCCGTCCTCCTCGGCGACGACATCATCGACGCCCGCGACGATCTCCTCAAGCGGATGCTTCAGGTGCAGCACGACCACAACAGCACGGTCGTCGCCCTCATGGAGGTGCCGGCCGAATCCATCCACCTGTACGGGGCCGCCGCCGTCGAGGCGACCGACCAAGACGATGTGGTGCGCATCACGGGCCTCGTCGAGAAGCCCGACCGCGAGCACGCCCCCTCCACCTACGCGATCATCGGCCGCTACATCCTGCGCCCGGAAGTCTTCGATGTGCTGGAGAGCACCGAGCCCGGTCGCGGCGGCGAGATCCAGCTGACGGATGCGCTGCAGTCGATGGCCGAGGCCCCCGACTGGACCGGCGGCGTCTACGGCGTCGTCTTCCGCGGCCGTCGCTACGACACCGGCGACCGGTTCGACTACATCAAGGCCATCATCCAGCTCGCCACCGATCGCGACGACCTCGGCCCCGAGTTGCGCCCGTGGCTGCGAGCGTTCGCCGGCGATCTCGCGGACACCCCCTCGGAGGTCCTGGACGAGATGCCGGCCGAGCCGGCCCGGTCGGCAGGATCGACCCCTGACGCGAACGCGTAG
- a CDS encoding 5-formyltetrahydrofolate cyclo-ligase, whose protein sequence is MDSDTAAHRKRALRAELRERRQNLTRTQQQAATAGLTRQLVDLTTDLSARSLACYLSTAIEPNTRPFVNWAHEQGLRVLLPISREDGLLDWTTGDGETETEGLFGMPEAVGELLGPIAINDVDLILVPAAAVDASGMRMGWGRGYFDKVLGSMEKCPPVYAVLYDGEVVDEVPRERHDQPVDGAVTPTRIVQFI, encoded by the coding sequence ATGGACTCGGACACTGCCGCCCATCGCAAGCGCGCTTTGCGCGCGGAACTGCGCGAACGACGACAGAACCTCACGCGTACACAACAGCAGGCCGCGACGGCAGGCCTCACCCGTCAGCTGGTGGACCTGACGACAGACCTCTCCGCCCGCTCGCTCGCCTGCTACCTCTCCACGGCGATCGAGCCGAACACCCGCCCGTTCGTCAACTGGGCGCACGAGCAGGGTCTTCGGGTGCTGCTCCCGATCTCCCGCGAGGACGGCCTCCTCGACTGGACGACCGGCGACGGCGAGACCGAGACCGAGGGCCTGTTCGGGATGCCGGAGGCCGTCGGCGAGCTGCTCGGCCCGATCGCGATCAACGATGTCGATCTCATCCTGGTCCCCGCGGCCGCCGTGGACGCGAGCGGGATGCGGATGGGCTGGGGGCGCGGGTATTTCGACAAGGTCCTCGGAAGCATGGAAAAATGTCCTCCGGTGTATGCCGTCCTGTACGACGGCGAGGTCGTGGACGAAGTCCCCCGGGAACGTCACGATCAGCCCGTGGATGGTGCGGTCACTCCGACCCGGATCGTCCAGTTCATCTGA
- a CDS encoding FmdB family zinc ribbon protein has protein sequence MPTYSYSCRDCGHAFDIQQAFTDDALTVCPDCGGSLRKVFGAVGVTFNGSGFYRTDSRGGTKKESSSPGSSTASAPSGSSTGSAGSSSAGSAA, from the coding sequence ATGCCCACCTACTCCTACTCGTGCCGCGACTGCGGCCATGCCTTCGACATCCAGCAGGCGTTCACCGACGACGCGCTCACGGTCTGCCCGGACTGCGGCGGCTCGCTGCGCAAGGTGTTCGGCGCGGTCGGCGTGACCTTCAACGGGTCCGGGTTCTACCGGACGGACTCGCGCGGTGGTACGAAGAAGGAGAGCTCCTCGCCGGGGTCGTCCACAGCGTCTGCGCCGTCGGGCTCGTCGACGGGTTCGGCGGGGTCCTCCTCAGCGGGGTCCGCAGCGTAG
- the mscL gene encoding large conductance mechanosensitive channel protein MscL, which translates to MLTGFKEFILRGNVIDLAVAVVIGAAFTTIVTAIVTNLITPLIGAFFQANALDEAMIVSLNGSDIRFGAVLGAIVNFLIIAVVVYFAFVLPLNKLKERQERLRSKGVVEPGAPVTELDVLTEIRDLLQKQQSQPSGSGKHSDPLP; encoded by the coding sequence ATGCTCACAGGGTTCAAAGAGTTCATCCTCCGCGGGAACGTGATCGACCTGGCGGTCGCGGTCGTCATCGGCGCCGCGTTCACCACGATCGTGACCGCGATCGTGACCAATCTGATCACTCCGCTGATCGGAGCCTTCTTCCAGGCGAACGCGCTGGACGAGGCGATGATCGTCAGCCTCAACGGCTCGGACATCCGGTTCGGCGCTGTGCTCGGCGCGATCGTCAACTTCCTCATCATCGCGGTCGTCGTCTACTTCGCGTTCGTCTTGCCGCTCAACAAGCTCAAGGAGCGTCAGGAGCGCCTGCGCAGCAAGGGCGTCGTGGAGCCGGGCGCACCGGTCACCGAGCTCGATGTGCTCACCGAGATCCGCGACCTGCTGCAGAAGCAGCAATCCCAGCCGAGCGGAAGCGGCAAGCACTCCGACCCGCTGCCCTGA
- a CDS encoding ATP-binding protein, which yields MWRLDRKSEDDETTSAVARDDALHPAKNTTAPHKLSLGAPGLMAGNIADPEWHRWREEIAAIGGPSPLLHFEDSPRTRIELSTTHPGGLPQFITGQSTLLSSLIRDELALRTARAAANAITAKGIELRSVRGIEAVHLAIGLAQWRHGTQEHSAPILLRPLAIRRYGRDFELKLTGAPFLNPELARCLAEQFQITLDADAFLALALDNGAFKPQPVIDRLRGLTSHLPWFNVQPRLVVSSFADVAPALRAEAEDLDSVILDALAGNPTALLAVESAFNPVEPIKQDERPPATDSLLLDADEEQENVVAQIAAGNSLVVKTLPGTGGTQTIVNAIGALVAQHKRVLVVGPRRSSLDDIAQRFAKAGLPGVAVTPRSLRRDLIQTIGRNEKAEQPRVTDVDEALVRLRKVLLDYRGALTRRDPVLHVSVLDALRELSRLALLPSPPSTTARLGRRSIETLAGDRSAAADALIRSARLGEFRYGPGDSPWYGASFTTTEEGKSAHDLAKKLNRAELPRLLERAKALIGQTRMRPFETIAELGVYLRLLLDIRETLDRFTPAVFDRSLTELIAATASRRESPGMSGANRRRLRKLALEYVRPGVHVTDLNESLRRIQQQRILWNRFAVAGVVPEVPVGIADVQVAYQRVAEDLARLDIPLRRTGTPHSLAALPIAELGRQLAGLSAESEVLANLQERTALLTRLRELELDPLLADLSARHVPETQVSAELELAWWQSVLEALLAADRALLSGNTSVLDRLEADFRLVDEAHASATGKQLAWLLAETWKIGIVDWPDEAAALKRLLTAGIPTAQSLNAAAPHLSRPLAPVWLISPYEVPSLGREIAFDAVVIVDAGAASLAENVPVLRRAKQVVAFGDPVTQTPSRFDIGVHEYSSASAADDVDALHADSALARLSELLPVYTLSRSYRAGGEDLAELVNRRFYGGKIDSLPWAGTYLGHGSLSLHYVTGGQGMPDSDTGAVESTDAEVARVVDLVLRHAVERSRESLMVITASQRHAVRVNQAVLNAFAKRTELADFILGDRPEPFTVVTLDQSVGQSRDRVVFSIGYGRTPHGRLLSNFGALAEPGGDRLLAIGMTRARRGMDIVSCFRPEDIDETRMRHGIAALAQVLGEADELQAPTPEYLSPDADPMIVDLAKRLARRGLDVQLAYRGKLTLVASNEGRAVVVETDDDVNSGSLRESLRLRPDVLRRLGWHYLRVHNFELFADPDTVAGRIAKLIGVQEPDAVTAPVTLPV from the coding sequence GTGTGGCGACTGGACCGGAAAAGCGAGGACGACGAGACGACGTCGGCCGTCGCGAGGGACGATGCCCTGCATCCCGCCAAGAACACGACCGCTCCGCACAAGCTCAGCCTGGGCGCGCCGGGGCTCATGGCCGGCAACATAGCCGATCCGGAGTGGCATCGCTGGCGTGAGGAGATCGCCGCGATCGGCGGCCCCTCGCCCCTGCTGCACTTCGAGGACAGCCCGCGGACCCGCATCGAGCTCAGCACGACGCACCCGGGCGGTCTCCCGCAGTTCATCACCGGTCAGAGCACTCTTCTGTCGAGCCTCATCCGCGACGAGCTCGCGCTGCGCACAGCGCGCGCGGCCGCGAACGCGATCACCGCCAAGGGCATCGAGCTGCGCTCCGTCCGGGGCATCGAGGCTGTGCATCTCGCCATCGGCCTCGCCCAGTGGCGGCACGGCACGCAAGAGCACTCCGCGCCTATCCTGTTGCGTCCGCTCGCCATCCGGCGCTACGGGCGCGACTTCGAGCTGAAGCTCACAGGCGCGCCGTTCCTGAATCCGGAGCTCGCGCGCTGTCTGGCCGAGCAGTTCCAGATCACGCTCGACGCGGACGCCTTCCTCGCGCTCGCGCTCGACAACGGCGCATTCAAACCGCAGCCTGTCATCGACCGGCTGCGCGGTCTGACCTCGCATCTGCCCTGGTTCAACGTCCAGCCGCGGCTCGTGGTCTCCTCTTTCGCGGACGTCGCCCCGGCTCTGCGCGCCGAGGCCGAGGACTTGGACAGCGTCATCCTCGACGCGCTGGCCGGGAACCCGACCGCGCTCCTCGCCGTCGAGAGCGCCTTCAACCCGGTGGAGCCGATCAAGCAGGACGAGCGGCCCCCGGCCACAGACTCGCTCCTGCTGGACGCGGACGAGGAACAGGAGAACGTCGTCGCGCAGATCGCCGCGGGCAACTCCCTCGTCGTGAAGACGCTGCCCGGCACCGGCGGCACGCAGACCATCGTCAACGCCATCGGCGCCCTGGTCGCGCAGCACAAGCGTGTGCTCGTGGTTGGTCCCCGCCGTTCCAGCCTCGACGACATCGCCCAGCGCTTCGCGAAGGCGGGGCTTCCCGGGGTCGCCGTCACACCGCGGAGCCTCCGCCGCGACCTCATCCAGACCATCGGCCGCAATGAGAAGGCCGAGCAGCCCCGCGTCACCGACGTGGACGAGGCGCTGGTGCGCCTGCGCAAAGTGCTGCTCGACTACCGCGGCGCGCTCACCCGGCGCGACCCGGTGCTCCACGTCTCGGTGCTCGACGCGCTGCGCGAGCTCTCGCGACTGGCTCTGCTGCCTTCCCCGCCCTCGACCACCGCCCGCCTCGGTCGCCGCTCGATCGAGACGCTCGCCGGCGACCGCTCGGCCGCTGCCGACGCCCTCATCCGCTCCGCCCGCCTCGGCGAGTTCCGCTACGGCCCGGGGGACTCGCCCTGGTACGGCGCCTCCTTCACGACGACGGAGGAGGGCAAGTCCGCCCACGACCTCGCCAAGAAGCTGAACCGCGCCGAGCTCCCGCGGCTCCTCGAGCGGGCGAAGGCTCTCATCGGACAGACCCGGATGCGGCCCTTCGAGACGATCGCCGAACTCGGCGTCTACCTGCGGCTGCTCCTCGACATCCGCGAGACCCTGGACCGGTTCACGCCTGCCGTGTTCGACCGCTCCCTCACCGAACTGATCGCCGCCACCGCCTCCCGCCGCGAGTCGCCCGGCATGTCGGGGGCTAACCGCCGCCGCCTCCGCAAGCTGGCGCTGGAGTATGTGCGCCCGGGCGTGCATGTCACCGATCTGAACGAGAGCTTGCGGCGCATCCAGCAACAGCGCATTCTGTGGAACCGGTTCGCCGTCGCGGGCGTCGTTCCCGAGGTCCCGGTCGGGATCGCGGATGTCCAGGTCGCCTACCAGCGCGTCGCCGAGGATCTCGCGCGCCTCGACATCCCGCTGCGCCGCACCGGGACGCCGCACTCGCTCGCCGCGCTGCCCATCGCAGAGCTGGGCCGCCAGCTCGCCGGGCTGTCCGCCGAGTCCGAGGTGCTCGCCAATCTGCAGGAGCGCACCGCGTTGCTCACCCGGCTGCGCGAGCTGGAGCTCGACCCTCTGCTCGCCGACCTCTCCGCGCGGCACGTCCCTGAGACGCAGGTCAGCGCTGAACTGGAACTCGCCTGGTGGCAGTCCGTCCTCGAAGCGCTGCTCGCCGCCGACCGTGCTCTCCTCTCCGGCAACACCAGCGTCCTCGACCGTCTGGAGGCGGACTTCCGGCTGGTCGACGAAGCGCACGCCTCTGCGACCGGCAAGCAGCTCGCCTGGCTGCTCGCCGAGACTTGGAAGATCGGCATCGTGGACTGGCCGGACGAGGCCGCCGCCCTGAAGCGCCTCCTCACCGCGGGCATCCCGACCGCGCAGTCCCTGAACGCCGCCGCCCCCCACCTCTCCCGCCCGCTCGCCCCGGTCTGGCTCATCTCCCCCTACGAAGTGCCGTCCCTCGGCAGGGAGATCGCGTTCGATGCCGTCGTCATCGTCGACGCGGGAGCGGCAAGCCTCGCCGAGAACGTTCCGGTCCTCCGCCGCGCCAAGCAGGTCGTCGCCTTCGGCGACCCGGTCACGCAGACCCCTTCCCGCTTCGACATCGGCGTACACGAGTACAGCAGCGCCAGCGCGGCCGACGATGTGGATGCGCTGCACGCGGACTCCGCGCTCGCCCGGCTCTCCGAGCTGCTCCCCGTCTACACGCTCAGCCGCAGCTACCGTGCCGGGGGAGAGGATCTCGCCGAGCTGGTCAACCGCCGCTTCTACGGCGGCAAGATCGACTCCCTCCCCTGGGCCGGCACGTATCTCGGCCACGGCAGCCTCTCCCTCCACTACGTCACCGGCGGGCAGGGGATGCCCGACAGCGACACCGGCGCTGTCGAGTCGACCGACGCCGAGGTGGCCCGTGTGGTCGACCTCGTCCTCCGCCACGCTGTCGAGCGCTCGCGCGAGTCCCTCATGGTCATCACCGCGAGCCAGCGCCACGCCGTCCGGGTGAACCAGGCCGTCCTGAACGCTTTCGCCAAGCGCACCGAACTCGCCGACTTCATCCTGGGCGACCGGCCCGAGCCCTTCACCGTCGTCACCCTCGACCAGTCCGTCGGTCAGAGCCGCGACCGCGTCGTCTTCTCCATCGGCTACGGACGCACCCCGCACGGCCGCCTGCTGTCGAACTTCGGCGCGCTGGCCGAGCCGGGCGGCGACCGTCTCCTCGCCATCGGCATGACCCGCGCCCGCCGCGGCATGGACATCGTCTCCTGCTTCCGCCCCGAGGACATCGACGAGACGCGCATGCGCCACGGTATCGCGGCGCTCGCCCAGGTGCTCGGCGAAGCCGACGAGCTTCAGGCCCCGACACCCGAATACCTCAGCCCCGACGCCGATCCCATGATCGTCGACCTCGCCAAGCGTCTGGCCCGCCGCGGATTGGATGTGCAGCTCGCCTATCGCGGCAAGCTCACTCTGGTCGCCTCGAACGAGGGCCGCGCGGTCGTGGTCGAGACCGACGACGACGTCAACAGCGGCAGCCTCCGCGAGTCCCTCCGTCTGCGCCCGGACGTGCTGCGACGGCTGGGCTGGCACTACCTCCGCGTACACAACTTCGAGCTGTTCGCCGATCCGGACACGGTGGCCGGGCGGATCGCGAAGCTCATCGGCGTCCAAGAGCCGGACGCGGTGACCGCGCCGGTCACCCTGCCGGTGTGA
- a CDS encoding C40 family peptidase, translated as MLAPPASAQPLQEVVAVAAGRLAPQKLTVSSVVAAVSLNRDDPVASALAGVIAAEGGSAGRQAAEAIVSALASGGSRQRIVATALSYLGDPYVLDGADHSGIDCSGLVMVAYAQIGIRLGHLVHLQDNAGHRISEAQAQPGDLVVFNDEEHIAIYLGEGVLVQAPTEGRPVEVSTVWEGVPHHFTRILPG; from the coding sequence ATGCTCGCACCGCCCGCCTCCGCGCAGCCGCTGCAGGAGGTCGTGGCGGTCGCGGCCGGACGTCTCGCACCCCAGAAGCTCACCGTCTCCTCCGTCGTCGCCGCCGTCAGCCTGAACCGCGACGACCCGGTCGCCTCGGCCCTCGCCGGGGTCATCGCCGCCGAGGGCGGGTCAGCCGGAAGGCAAGCGGCCGAGGCGATCGTCTCGGCCCTCGCCTCCGGAGGCTCCCGCCAGCGGATCGTGGCGACGGCGCTCAGCTACCTGGGCGATCCGTATGTCCTCGACGGCGCCGACCACTCGGGCATCGACTGCTCGGGGCTGGTGATGGTCGCGTACGCGCAGATCGGCATTCGGCTCGGCCATCTCGTCCACCTCCAGGACAACGCCGGGCACCGGATCAGCGAGGCGCAGGCGCAGCCCGGCGACCTCGTCGTGTTCAACGACGAGGAGCACATCGCGATCTACCTCGGCGAGGGCGTACTGGTGCAGGCGCCGACGGAGGGGCGGCCGGTCGAGGTCTCGACAGTGTGGGAGGGCGTTCCGCACCACTTCACTCGCATCCTGCCGGGCTGA
- a CDS encoding isochorismatase family protein gives MTTLEGRTRTALLVIDVQNGVIGGAYRHDEVIGNIRRLVERARAEGTPVVWVQHSDAHLAYGSQEWGYVPELVRAEGEALVPKSYADAFEETGLEAVLAEAGVWRLVVTGSQTDECIRSTLHGGIARGYDVTLVGDAHTTEDLSEWGAPSPELVIAHSNLYWANHTAPGRTAEVAEAATVSLG, from the coding sequence ATGACGACGCTCGAGGGCAGAACACGCACGGCGCTCCTCGTGATCGACGTGCAGAACGGCGTGATCGGCGGGGCGTACCGGCACGATGAGGTGATCGGGAACATCCGCCGTCTTGTCGAGCGCGCCCGCGCGGAGGGGACGCCGGTGGTGTGGGTGCAGCACTCCGACGCCCACCTCGCGTACGGCAGCCAGGAGTGGGGATATGTTCCGGAGCTCGTCCGCGCCGAGGGCGAAGCGCTCGTGCCGAAGAGCTACGCCGACGCGTTCGAGGAGACCGGCCTCGAGGCGGTCCTGGCGGAGGCAGGGGTCTGGCGGCTCGTCGTCACAGGCTCACAGACCGACGAGTGCATCCGCTCCACCCTCCACGGCGGCATAGCGCGCGGCTACGACGTGACGCTGGTGGGCGACGCTCACACCACCGAGGACCTCAGCGAATGGGGCGCGCCGTCGCCCGAGCTGGTGATCGCGCACAGCAATCTGTACTGGGCCAACCACACCGCGCCGGGACGCACGGCCGAGGTGGCGGAGGCGGCGACAGTGAGCCTCGGCTGA
- a CDS encoding DsbA family protein has translation MATGRGTTGPSKRDRREEARETARQMREAAAKKAKRRKVAVQSAVIAGVVAVLAIVGIVIYSSVSVSNSVANPKNMLSGGVLLSAPGKAVATPAIKQGDAATPTKQELDGKTAHIQLWVDYQCPICQQFETAVGGTIKQMLTDGTATLETHPVAILDNAQNKQYSTRSAAAVACVANEQPDKFLDVNAALFANQPSEQTGTGLTNAQILKIFKDTGVESKTITDCTNSQTFATFVTNQTKTAATDSQLRSSAGSFGTPTVFVNGQRYQGSVTNAEQFKAFIAAVLPEKTSGSVTFPTAAP, from the coding sequence GTGGCAACAGGCAGAGGAACGACCGGTCCGAGCAAGCGCGACCGTCGCGAAGAGGCGCGAGAGACCGCGCGGCAGATGCGCGAGGCGGCGGCCAAGAAGGCGAAGCGCCGGAAGGTGGCCGTGCAGAGTGCGGTGATCGCCGGTGTCGTCGCCGTTCTGGCCATCGTCGGGATCGTGATCTACTCGAGCGTCTCCGTGTCGAACTCGGTCGCCAACCCGAAGAACATGCTGAGCGGCGGAGTGCTGCTGAGCGCTCCGGGGAAGGCGGTCGCCACTCCCGCGATCAAGCAGGGCGACGCAGCGACGCCGACGAAGCAGGAGCTCGACGGCAAGACGGCGCACATCCAGCTGTGGGTCGACTACCAGTGCCCGATCTGCCAGCAGTTCGAAACGGCCGTCGGCGGCACGATCAAGCAGATGCTCACCGATGGCACCGCGACCCTCGAGACCCACCCGGTCGCCATCCTCGACAACGCCCAGAACAAGCAGTACTCGACGCGGTCCGCCGCGGCGGTGGCGTGTGTGGCGAACGAGCAGCCGGACAAGTTCCTGGACGTGAATGCGGCGTTGTTCGCCAACCAGCCCAGCGAGCAGACGGGCACCGGGCTGACGAACGCGCAGATCCTGAAGATCTTCAAAGACACCGGCGTGGAATCGAAAACGATCACCGACTGCACGAACAGCCAGACCTTCGCCACCTTTGTGACGAACCAGACGAAAACCGCCGCGACCGACTCGCAGCTGAGAAGCTCCGCCGGCAGCTTCGGCACCCCCACGGTGTTCGTGAACGGCCAGCGCTACCAGGGCAGCGTCACGAACGCCGAGCAGTTCAAAGCCTTCATCGCGGCCGTTCTGCCGGAGAAGACCAGCGGCTCGGTGACCTTCCCGACCGCGGCTCCGTAG